One stretch of Mangifera indica cultivar Alphonso chromosome 9, CATAS_Mindica_2.1, whole genome shotgun sequence DNA includes these proteins:
- the LOC123224906 gene encoding mitogen-activated protein kinase kinase kinase YODA-like isoform X1 has translation MPSWWRKSSSKKKASKENIICTLNQKFKTTSECKQSSRSGGSQRCYNDNVSGLGSQSRAESRSTSPSKQVFRCQSFAERTNTQPLPLPGPHPAAVGRTDSEISVLTKPRLGKVSKASLFLPLPKPACIRARANATDLDGDLVTTSFSSEGSIDSDDPADSHHHSPLANDYDNGTRTALSSSSRMVVPKDHPSNAVQTTSREEKSTLNLSLGNRLSPKSPKQRPLSGVVPNLQVPLHNAFSSAPDSSKSSPSRSPINGFSSEQVVNSAFWAGKPYVDVTIHGSGHCSPGSGQTSGHNSMGGDISGQLFWQQSRGSPEYSPIPSPRMASPGPSSRIQSGAVTPIHPRAGGTAIESQTSWLDDGKQQSHRLPLPPITISNSSPFSHSNSAATSPRVPRSPGRVENPVSLESHWKKGKLLGRGTFGHVYVGFNSDSGEMCAMKEVTLFDDAKSKESAKQLMQEIALLSRLRHPNIVQYYGSKTVGEKIYIYLEYVSGGSIYKLLQDYGQFGELAMRSYTQQILSGLAYLHSKHTVHRDIKGANILVDPNGRVKLADFGMAKHIAGQSCPLSFKGSPYWMAPEVIKNSNGCNLAVDIWSLGCTVLEMATTKPPWNQYEGIAAMFKIGNSKELPAIPDHLSDEGKDFVWQCLQRNPAYRPTAAKLLEHPFVKYAAPLERPILDVEHSDIPPGVTNGVKNLAIGQVRNYSPLDSEKLAVHSSRVLTAPHASDILIPKNKSCPVSPIGSPLLHPRPLQHLNGRFSPSPISSPRTTSGSSTPLTGGSGAIPFNHLKQPVYLQEGYGSMPKPSNSFYSNGPYQDSNHSIFRGMQPGSHIFSDLLPSENDVFGKQLGRPVCGEPYDGQSVLADRVSWQLLGDHVKMNPSLDLGPSSPLSTRTSGI, from the exons ATGCCTTCTTGGTGGAGGAAGTCATCATCGAAGAAGAAAGCCAGtaaggaaaatattatttgcacattaaatcaaaaatttaagaCTACATCAGAATGTAAACAAAGCAGTAGATCAGGAGGGTCTCAAAGATGTTACAATGATAATGTTTCAGGATTGGGTTCTCAATCTCGAGCTGAATCTAGATCAACATCACCTTCCAAACAAGTATTCAGGTGTCAGAGCTTTGCTGAAAGGACTAATACTCAACCACTACCACTTCCTGGTCCACACCCTGCAGCTGTAGGTCGGACTGATTCTGAAATTAGTGTATTAACTAAGCCAAGATTGGGAAAAGTTTCAAAGGCATCCTTGTTTTTGCCTCTCCCAAAACCAGCATGCATACGTGCCAGGGCAAATGCTACTGATTTAGATGGAGATCTGGTCACCACTTCCTTTTCCAGTGAGGGGTCCATTGATAGTGATGATCCAGCAGATTCCCATCATCACAGCCCCCTGGCAAATGACTATGATAATGGAACTAGAACTGCTTTAAGCAGCTCTTCGCG CATGGTGGTACCCAAGGATCATCCGTCCAATGCTGTTCAAACAACCTCGAGAGAGGAAAAAAGCACATTAAACCTTTCATTGGGTAATCGTCTCTCTCCTAAATCACCTAAGCAAAGACCTTTAAGTGGCGTTGTGCCAAATCTACAGGTTCCACTTCATAATGCCTTCAGCAGTGCGCCTGACAGCTCCAAGTCAAGTCCTTCCAGAAGTCCAATCAATGGGTTTAGCTCCGAGCAAGTTGTTAATTCTGCTTTCTGGGCAGGGAAGCCTTATGTGGATGTCACAATACATGGATCTGGCCACTGTAGTCCAGGTTCAGGTCAAACTTCTGGGCACAATTCCATGGGAGGAGACATTTCAGGGCAATTATTTTGGCAACAAAGTAGGGGTAGCCCGGAATACTCTCCTATACCAAGTCCCAGAATGGCTAGCCCTGGGCCCAGTTCCAGAATCCAAAGTGGTGCTGTTACCCCTATTCATCCAAGAGCTGGAGGGACAGCTATTGAGTCGCAAACAAGCTGGCTTGATGATGGGAAACAGCAAAGCCATCGCTTGCCTCTTCCTCCTATAACAATTTCCAACTCTTCCCCTTTCTCTCATTCAAATTCTGCAGCTACTTCACCCCGAGTACCACGAAGTCCTGGAAGGGTAGAGAATCCAGTGAGCCTTGAGTCACATTGGAAAAAGGGAAAGCTTCTGGGCAGAGGCACATTTGGACATGTTTATGTTGGTTTTAACAG TGATAGCGGAGAAATGTGTGCAATGAAGGAGGTTACATTGTTTGATGATGCCAAGTCAAAGGAAAGTGCTAAGCAGTTGATGCAG GAAATTGCCTTGCTGAGCCGCTTAAGGCACCCAAACATTGTGCAGTATTATGGGTCCAAAACT GTAggtgaaaaaatttatatatacctGGAGTATGTATCTGGTGGATCCATTTATAAACTTCTTCAGGATTACGGACAATTTGGTGAACTAGCAATGCGTAGTTATACTCAACAAATTTTGTCAGGGCTTGCCTACTTACACTCTAAACATACTGTTCATAG agaCATTAAAGGGGCAAACATACTCGTAGACCCTAATGGTCGGGTCAAGTTGGCAGATTTTGGGATGGCAAAGCAT ATTGCTGGGCAATCATGTCCATTATCATTCAAAGGAAGCCCTTATTGGATGGCACCTGAG GTTATAAAGAACTCAAATGGCTGCAATCTTGCTGTTGATATATGGAGTCTTGGATGCACAGTTCTGGAAATGGCTACGACAAAACCACCTTGGAACCAATATGAAGGG ATTGCTGCCATGTTTAAGATTGGGAACAGTAAGGAACTCCCAGCAATTCCGGATCACCTCTCAGATGAGGGAAAGGATTTTGTGTGGCAATGTTTGCAACGCAATCCTGCATATCGTCCTACAGCTGCTAAGCTTTTGGAGCATCCTTTTGTGAAGTATGCTGCACCTTTGGAAAGACCCATTCTGGATGTTGAGCATTCAGATATACCCCCAGGGGTTACAAATGGAGTGAAAAATCTG GCTATTGGGCAAGTGAGAAACTACTCTCCGTTAGATTCAGAAAAACTTGCAGTTCATTCATCAAGAGTATTGACTGCTCCTCATGCCAG TGATATCCTTATTCCAAAGAACAAATCATGTCCGGTGTCTCCCATTGGGAGCCCACTTTTACATCCAAGGCCGCTGCAACACCTGAATGGAAGGTTTTCTCCTTCTCCTATATCCAGCCCACGAACCACTTCAGGTTCTTCCACGCCTCTCACAGGTGGCAGTGGTGCTATACCTTTCAATCACTTGAAACAACCAGTTTACTTGCAAGAGGGTTATGGAAGCATGCCAAAGCCCTCAAATAGTTTCTATAGCAATGGCCCTTATCAAGATTCAAATCACAGCATTTTTCGAGGGATGCAGCCAGGGTCTCACATTTTCTCAGACTTATTACCCtctgaaaatgatgtttttggGAAGCAACTTGGAAGGCCTGTTTGTGGAGAACCTTATGATGGACAGTCAGTCTTGGCTGATCGTGTATCTTGGCAGCTCCTTGGGGATCATGTGAAGATGAATCCATCACTGGATCTAGGTCCCAGCTCTCCTCTATCCACCAGGACTAGTGGTATCTAA
- the LOC123224906 gene encoding mitogen-activated protein kinase kinase kinase YODA-like isoform X2 — protein MPSWWRKSSSKKKARLGSQSRAESRSTSPSKQVFRCQSFAERTNTQPLPLPGPHPAAVGRTDSEISVLTKPRLGKVSKASLFLPLPKPACIRARANATDLDGDLVTTSFSSEGSIDSDDPADSHHHSPLANDYDNGTRTALSSSSRMVVPKDHPSNAVQTTSREEKSTLNLSLGNRLSPKSPKQRPLSGVVPNLQVPLHNAFSSAPDSSKSSPSRSPINGFSSEQVVNSAFWAGKPYVDVTIHGSGHCSPGSGQTSGHNSMGGDISGQLFWQQSRGSPEYSPIPSPRMASPGPSSRIQSGAVTPIHPRAGGTAIESQTSWLDDGKQQSHRLPLPPITISNSSPFSHSNSAATSPRVPRSPGRVENPVSLESHWKKGKLLGRGTFGHVYVGFNSDSGEMCAMKEVTLFDDAKSKESAKQLMQEIALLSRLRHPNIVQYYGSKTVGEKIYIYLEYVSGGSIYKLLQDYGQFGELAMRSYTQQILSGLAYLHSKHTVHRDIKGANILVDPNGRVKLADFGMAKHIAGQSCPLSFKGSPYWMAPEVIKNSNGCNLAVDIWSLGCTVLEMATTKPPWNQYEGIAAMFKIGNSKELPAIPDHLSDEGKDFVWQCLQRNPAYRPTAAKLLEHPFVKYAAPLERPILDVEHSDIPPGVTNGVKNLAIGQVRNYSPLDSEKLAVHSSRVLTAPHASDILIPKNKSCPVSPIGSPLLHPRPLQHLNGRFSPSPISSPRTTSGSSTPLTGGSGAIPFNHLKQPVYLQEGYGSMPKPSNSFYSNGPYQDSNHSIFRGMQPGSHIFSDLLPSENDVFGKQLGRPVCGEPYDGQSVLADRVSWQLLGDHVKMNPSLDLGPSSPLSTRTSGI, from the exons ATGCCTTCTTGGTGGAGGAAGTCATCATCGAAGAAGAAAGCCA GATTGGGTTCTCAATCTCGAGCTGAATCTAGATCAACATCACCTTCCAAACAAGTATTCAGGTGTCAGAGCTTTGCTGAAAGGACTAATACTCAACCACTACCACTTCCTGGTCCACACCCTGCAGCTGTAGGTCGGACTGATTCTGAAATTAGTGTATTAACTAAGCCAAGATTGGGAAAAGTTTCAAAGGCATCCTTGTTTTTGCCTCTCCCAAAACCAGCATGCATACGTGCCAGGGCAAATGCTACTGATTTAGATGGAGATCTGGTCACCACTTCCTTTTCCAGTGAGGGGTCCATTGATAGTGATGATCCAGCAGATTCCCATCATCACAGCCCCCTGGCAAATGACTATGATAATGGAACTAGAACTGCTTTAAGCAGCTCTTCGCG CATGGTGGTACCCAAGGATCATCCGTCCAATGCTGTTCAAACAACCTCGAGAGAGGAAAAAAGCACATTAAACCTTTCATTGGGTAATCGTCTCTCTCCTAAATCACCTAAGCAAAGACCTTTAAGTGGCGTTGTGCCAAATCTACAGGTTCCACTTCATAATGCCTTCAGCAGTGCGCCTGACAGCTCCAAGTCAAGTCCTTCCAGAAGTCCAATCAATGGGTTTAGCTCCGAGCAAGTTGTTAATTCTGCTTTCTGGGCAGGGAAGCCTTATGTGGATGTCACAATACATGGATCTGGCCACTGTAGTCCAGGTTCAGGTCAAACTTCTGGGCACAATTCCATGGGAGGAGACATTTCAGGGCAATTATTTTGGCAACAAAGTAGGGGTAGCCCGGAATACTCTCCTATACCAAGTCCCAGAATGGCTAGCCCTGGGCCCAGTTCCAGAATCCAAAGTGGTGCTGTTACCCCTATTCATCCAAGAGCTGGAGGGACAGCTATTGAGTCGCAAACAAGCTGGCTTGATGATGGGAAACAGCAAAGCCATCGCTTGCCTCTTCCTCCTATAACAATTTCCAACTCTTCCCCTTTCTCTCATTCAAATTCTGCAGCTACTTCACCCCGAGTACCACGAAGTCCTGGAAGGGTAGAGAATCCAGTGAGCCTTGAGTCACATTGGAAAAAGGGAAAGCTTCTGGGCAGAGGCACATTTGGACATGTTTATGTTGGTTTTAACAG TGATAGCGGAGAAATGTGTGCAATGAAGGAGGTTACATTGTTTGATGATGCCAAGTCAAAGGAAAGTGCTAAGCAGTTGATGCAG GAAATTGCCTTGCTGAGCCGCTTAAGGCACCCAAACATTGTGCAGTATTATGGGTCCAAAACT GTAggtgaaaaaatttatatatacctGGAGTATGTATCTGGTGGATCCATTTATAAACTTCTTCAGGATTACGGACAATTTGGTGAACTAGCAATGCGTAGTTATACTCAACAAATTTTGTCAGGGCTTGCCTACTTACACTCTAAACATACTGTTCATAG agaCATTAAAGGGGCAAACATACTCGTAGACCCTAATGGTCGGGTCAAGTTGGCAGATTTTGGGATGGCAAAGCAT ATTGCTGGGCAATCATGTCCATTATCATTCAAAGGAAGCCCTTATTGGATGGCACCTGAG GTTATAAAGAACTCAAATGGCTGCAATCTTGCTGTTGATATATGGAGTCTTGGATGCACAGTTCTGGAAATGGCTACGACAAAACCACCTTGGAACCAATATGAAGGG ATTGCTGCCATGTTTAAGATTGGGAACAGTAAGGAACTCCCAGCAATTCCGGATCACCTCTCAGATGAGGGAAAGGATTTTGTGTGGCAATGTTTGCAACGCAATCCTGCATATCGTCCTACAGCTGCTAAGCTTTTGGAGCATCCTTTTGTGAAGTATGCTGCACCTTTGGAAAGACCCATTCTGGATGTTGAGCATTCAGATATACCCCCAGGGGTTACAAATGGAGTGAAAAATCTG GCTATTGGGCAAGTGAGAAACTACTCTCCGTTAGATTCAGAAAAACTTGCAGTTCATTCATCAAGAGTATTGACTGCTCCTCATGCCAG TGATATCCTTATTCCAAAGAACAAATCATGTCCGGTGTCTCCCATTGGGAGCCCACTTTTACATCCAAGGCCGCTGCAACACCTGAATGGAAGGTTTTCTCCTTCTCCTATATCCAGCCCACGAACCACTTCAGGTTCTTCCACGCCTCTCACAGGTGGCAGTGGTGCTATACCTTTCAATCACTTGAAACAACCAGTTTACTTGCAAGAGGGTTATGGAAGCATGCCAAAGCCCTCAAATAGTTTCTATAGCAATGGCCCTTATCAAGATTCAAATCACAGCATTTTTCGAGGGATGCAGCCAGGGTCTCACATTTTCTCAGACTTATTACCCtctgaaaatgatgtttttggGAAGCAACTTGGAAGGCCTGTTTGTGGAGAACCTTATGATGGACAGTCAGTCTTGGCTGATCGTGTATCTTGGCAGCTCCTTGGGGATCATGTGAAGATGAATCCATCACTGGATCTAGGTCCCAGCTCTCCTCTATCCACCAGGACTAGTGGTATCTAA
- the LOC123224907 gene encoding short-chain dehydrogenase TIC 32, chloroplastic-like, protein MWFFGRKGPSGFSSSSTAEEVTQGIDGTGLTAIVTGATSGIGTETTRVLALRGVHVIMGVRNMALARDVKEAIVKEIPKAKVDAMELDLSSMASVRKFATDFNNQGLPLNLLINNAGIMASPFMLSKDNIEMQFATNHVGHFLLTSLLLDTMKKTARKSNREGRIVNVSSGAHGWGYREGIRFDKINDESGYSSFRAYGQSKLANILHANELAKQLKEGANITANSLHPGPIATNLARYNRVMRGFCSTVGEYVLKDVKQGAATTCYVALHPQVQGISGEYFSDSNLAKTSAQGKDADLAKKLWDFSMNLIK, encoded by the exons ATGTGGTTTTTTGGTAGAAAAGGGCCATCTGggttctcttcttcttcaacagcTGAGGAAGTTACCCAAGGAATTGATGGAACTGGTCTCACTGCCATTGTTACag GAGCAACCAGTGGGATTGGCACTGAAACTACACGTGTCCTCGCATTGCGGGGCGTCCATGTTATTATGGGGGTCAGGAATATGGCTCTGGCTAGAGATGTCAAAGAAGCAATAGTCAAGGAAATCCCCAAAGCTAAAGTTGATGCAATGGAGTTGGATCTCAGTTCCATGGCTTCTGTGAGGAAATTTGCAACAGATTTCAATAATCAGGGTCTTCCACTGAATCTTTTAAT AAACAATGCAGGAATTATGGCATCCCCATTCATGCTTTCCAAGGACAATATAGAGATGCAGTTTGCTACAAATCATGTAG GTCATTTTCTTTTGACTAGTCTTTTATTGGACACTATGAAGAAAACAGCCCGGAAGAGCAACAGGGAAGGAAGAATTGTAAATGTCTCCTCAGGGGCTCACGGATGGGGATATCGTGAAGGAATTCGTTTTGACAAAATTAATGATGAATCAGG GTACAGCAGTTTTCGTGCATATGGTCAATCAAAGCTTGCCAACATTTTGCATGCTAATGAGCTTGCAAAACAATTGAAG GAAGGAGCAAATATAACTGCGAATTCTCTTCATCCGGGACCAATTGCTACAAATCTTGCTCGTTATAACAGAGTCATGAGAG GCTTTTGTAGTACGGTTGGCGAATATGTGCTTAAAGATGTTAAGCAG GGAGCTGCTACGACATGCTATGTGGCCTTGCATCCCCAAGTCCAGGGGATAAGCGGGGAGTACTTCTCGGACAGTAACCTAGCGAAGACAAGCGCGCAGGGTAAGGATGCTGATTTGGCCAAGAAGCTCTGGGATTTCAGCATGAATTTAATCAAATGA